The proteins below come from a single Holdemania massiliensis genomic window:
- the aspS gene encoding aspartate--tRNA ligase has protein sequence MKRTHQNGELRLAHVGEPVTLVGWVSRRRNLGALVFIDLRDRSGIVQITVDEKLAEQVKDVRNEYILQVEGKVVERQDKNPKMATGDIEVYAEAITIVNTAETTPMIIADETDALEDTRLKYRYLDLRRAPIQNNLMLRHKVTMLTRNYLSDQGFIEVETPILCKSTPEGARDYLVPSRIFKGKFFALPQSPQIYKQLLMVGGIEKYFQIARCFRDEDLRADRQPEFTQIDIEMSFVDEEQVWTIVEGLMKELFRNLKQVELSAFPRLTYNECMARYGSDKPDTRFGMEIQNVSELFQNTEFTVFKNVLEQPKGMVGAIVAAQAADQFSRKEIDKLQEFVKIYGAKALAWLKMANGELSGSVAKVLKPEEKTALIETLGLHDNDLIFMIADKAKVAQTALGALRVKLGRQLKLIDESQFNFLWVTNFPMFEYSEEEQRYVAAHHPFTSPNLEDVDKLMSDPENCYSRAYDLVLNGYELLSGSIRIHDQHVQEKVFEAIGMSMEEAREKFGFFIDAFRYGTPPHGGVGIGLERLVMILAGTDNIRDVVAFPKTASASDLMSEAPNTVDEKQLKELHIALEK, from the coding sequence ATGAAACGCACACATCAAAACGGAGAGCTGCGCTTAGCTCACGTCGGCGAGCCGGTCACGTTGGTCGGCTGGGTCAGCCGCCGCCGCAACTTAGGCGCTTTGGTATTCATCGATCTGCGCGACCGCAGCGGGATCGTACAGATTACCGTAGATGAAAAACTAGCGGAACAGGTGAAGGATGTCCGCAATGAATACATCCTGCAGGTAGAAGGCAAGGTCGTTGAACGTCAGGATAAAAATCCGAAGATGGCGACCGGCGACATTGAGGTTTATGCGGAAGCGATCACGATCGTCAACACCGCGGAAACAACACCGATGATCATTGCCGATGAAACCGACGCACTGGAAGATACGCGTCTGAAATATCGCTATCTCGACCTGCGCCGCGCACCGATTCAGAACAACCTGATGCTGCGCCACAAGGTGACGATGCTGACGCGCAATTATTTGTCAGACCAGGGCTTTATTGAAGTGGAAACGCCAATTCTGTGCAAATCCACACCGGAAGGGGCCCGTGATTACCTTGTGCCTTCGCGGATTTTCAAGGGGAAGTTCTTCGCTCTGCCGCAGTCGCCGCAGATTTACAAGCAGCTGCTGATGGTCGGCGGGATTGAAAAATATTTCCAGATCGCCCGCTGCTTCCGTGATGAAGATCTGCGTGCAGACCGCCAGCCGGAATTCACACAGATTGATATCGAGATGAGCTTTGTCGATGAAGAACAGGTCTGGACAATCGTCGAAGGCTTGATGAAGGAACTCTTCCGGAACCTGAAACAGGTGGAGCTGTCCGCCTTCCCGCGCTTAACCTATAACGAATGCATGGCCCGCTACGGCTCAGATAAACCGGATACCCGTTTCGGTATGGAAATCCAGAATGTCAGCGAGTTATTTCAGAATACAGAATTTACCGTCTTTAAGAACGTGCTGGAACAGCCGAAAGGCATGGTAGGGGCGATCGTTGCTGCGCAGGCAGCCGATCAGTTTTCCCGCAAGGAAATTGACAAGCTTCAGGAATTTGTCAAAATCTACGGAGCGAAGGCGCTGGCTTGGCTGAAAATGGCGAACGGCGAACTGAGCGGATCGGTAGCGAAGGTGCTGAAACCGGAAGAAAAGACAGCATTGATTGAAACGCTGGGATTACACGACAACGATCTAATTTTTATGATTGCCGATAAAGCTAAGGTTGCACAGACGGCCTTGGGTGCGCTGCGGGTCAAGCTGGGACGTCAGCTGAAGCTGATTGATGAAAGTCAGTTCAACTTCCTGTGGGTTACGAATTTCCCGATGTTTGAGTACAGCGAGGAAGAACAGCGCTATGTCGCTGCCCACCATCCGTTTACCAGCCCGAATCTGGAAGATGTGGACAAGCTGATGAGCGATCCGGAAAACTGTTATTCCCGTGCCTATGACTTGGTTCTCAACGGATATGAGCTGCTGAGCGGATCCATCCGGATTCATGATCAGCATGTGCAGGAAAAGGTTTTTGAAGCGATCGGTATGTCGATGGAGGAAGCGCGCGAAAAATTTGGCTTCTTCATTGATGCCTTCCGTTACGGCACTCCGCCGCATGGCGGCGTGGGCATCGGTCTGGAACGCTTGGTCATGATCTTAGCCGGTACGGACAACATCCGCGACGTTGTGGCATTCCCGAAAACCGCCAGTGCTTCAGATCTGATGAGTGAAGCTCCGAACACGGTGGATGAAAAACAGCTGAAAGAATTGCACATTGCACTGGAAAAATAA
- the hisS gene encoding histidine--tRNA ligase has protein sequence MMENYQTPRGTQDLLPEATRKWQKVEDLIRNLCDVYGYEEIRTPVFEDTRVFKRENDSSDMVNKEMYTFSVHGEDSLTLRPEGTAGVVRSFVQHKMYGRLEMPAKLYYMGEMFRYERPQKGRYRQFNQFGIENIGMKSPLIDAEVIALGYSIVKALGLSQVKVLINTLGDDASRTAYRGALREHFKDSVSELCADCQRRYEQNPLRLLDCKVDSEHPSMQNVPSLQEYLTPESKDYFDQVLAALDALEIPYEIDDKLVRGLDYYTHTVFEVVSTHPESGSQATVFAGGRYDGLVEYFGGPQMSGVGFAMGLERLMILAEAEEVELGEEESLDVYVMALGEVGTLPLELATQCRAAGYHTEFNIQPRSLKAQFKSVDRRKAKVAVIAGESEAANHQVNVKFIDQQRQITIDQDELIATLDAYFQQEGEEQA, from the coding sequence AAGAAATCCGCACGCCGGTTTTTGAGGATACGCGGGTGTTCAAACGGGAAAATGACAGCTCTGATATGGTCAATAAAGAAATGTATACCTTCTCGGTGCATGGTGAAGATTCACTGACGCTGCGGCCGGAAGGAACGGCCGGCGTTGTTCGCAGCTTTGTTCAGCACAAGATGTATGGACGCCTGGAAATGCCGGCCAAACTGTATTACATGGGTGAAATGTTCCGCTATGAACGTCCGCAGAAAGGCCGTTACCGTCAGTTTAATCAGTTCGGAATTGAAAACATTGGGATGAAGAGTCCGCTGATCGACGCCGAGGTCATCGCGCTGGGCTACAGTATCGTCAAGGCTTTAGGCTTAAGTCAGGTCAAAGTGCTGATCAACACACTGGGCGATGATGCCAGCCGGACGGCCTACCGCGGGGCATTGCGCGAACATTTCAAAGACAGTGTGAGTGAGCTGTGCGCGGATTGTCAGCGGCGCTATGAACAAAATCCTTTGCGCTTACTCGATTGCAAGGTTGACAGCGAACATCCGAGCATGCAGAACGTGCCCTCGCTGCAGGAATATTTAACTCCGGAATCCAAGGACTATTTTGATCAGGTGCTGGCGGCGCTGGACGCGTTGGAAATTCCGTATGAAATTGACGATAAGCTGGTGCGGGGATTGGACTACTATACGCATACCGTTTTTGAGGTTGTTTCCACACATCCGGAATCCGGTTCGCAGGCCACGGTTTTCGCCGGCGGCCGCTACGATGGCTTGGTCGAATATTTCGGCGGTCCGCAAATGTCGGGGGTTGGTTTTGCGATGGGGCTGGAACGCTTGATGATCCTAGCCGAAGCTGAAGAAGTGGAACTGGGCGAAGAAGAAAGCCTGGATGTCTACGTCATGGCCTTAGGTGAGGTTGGCACGCTGCCACTGGAACTGGCGACGCAGTGCCGGGCTGCCGGTTACCATACCGAATTCAACATTCAGCCGCGTTCGCTGAAAGCACAGTTTAAATCGGTAGATCGGCGCAAAGCCAAAGTCGCGGTGATTGCCGGGGAAAGCGAAGCCGCGAATCATCAGGTGAACGTCAAATTTATTGATCAGCAGCGCCAGATTACGATTGATCAGGATGAACTGATCGCCACACTGGACGCTTATTTCCAACAGGAAGGGGAAGAACAAGCATGA